In the genome of Candidatus Diapherotrites archaeon, the window GCCTTTGTCCAGCCAATAGGCCTTTTGCCATCCCGCGGATATGTTGATAAAAATAATCGTCTCTCTTTCCTAATCCTTTGAAATACGCATTTAATGCCAGTTCAAAGTCTTCTGGCGTCCTGAAGAGATAGTAATTACCAATGACGTGCCATGCCTCATGCAAAAAGTGATAGAATTCAGATAGTTTTGCTTTTTCGTACCCCTCTTGGTAAGCGGGAACAAATAGTTTCTTGCTTTTTCTTTTTTCTACCTCCTCTTTAGTTAACATCTGTTTGGTGTCGAGGACGGTGACTCGTGACCCATCAATGATAAAGTTGCCCATATGTGGATGTCCATGCCATATCCCGACACGGTGCATCTTTCCGATGGTTTCAGCAATTTTTAATCCGATTTCTCTTTTTTGGTCAGCCGACATTTTTTGGTTGTTGAACGCTTCCTGTCCGCTTGTTCCCTTCACAAAACGGAATACGTGAAAACGTCTCTTTTTAGCGTCAACATATGATGCCAAAGGGGATTCCACGCGTACTCTTCGGCCTATTGCCATAACAGCAGATACAAGAGCGCCTCGCTCACCTTTGAGTTCCCGATCAAGCATGTAGGAGTTTCTCCACCTCTTTAACGCTTCTGCATTTTTTATCACTAATTTCATGCCGCTGGGAGTTTCCACTTGCATGGGATATTCATACGGGAATTCTTTTCCTAATGCTTTTTTCACTATTCTCCATTTTGACGGGTCGCGCAACTCAGGTCTATTTTCACGATAAATGATGGCGCGAATCGAGGAATGCGGTCTGCGCGCACGGGCAAAAGATTTTCCTTGCATAGGCTAGTTGGCTTTTTTGATTATATAAAATTTTGCAAGTAGTCCTTTCTACGTAGAAGCAGGGGCCGTGTGCGCGGCTTCCTTGGTATGGTGGGGCAGGGGCTCATCCCAATACCGATGAATGATGACGAAAGAAACCCACCCCAGCAACCCCGCGAGCACGAATAGGAAGAAGGGTGACTTGAGGAGGAAATCAAGAAAGTTCTGCATCACGAAATCAATCGTAGGACTCAACGAGACGATGCCGGGGTATGCGTCTCCCTTATTGAGGGCCACTAGAAACGCATTGTTCCAATAATAACCCACCATGGAAAAGAACCAGGCCACATACCCTAACACCACCCACATCAAAGCAAACGGAATGGATAGAACAAAATCGTCCTTGAAATGAAGGGCATACCATTCCATCCCCAGCCAAACAAAAATGAACCCAATCAAAGGAATCCCCCAGAACAAGGGGTCCACGAACAAGTATCCCTGGAGGGGCACTCCTTGGAATAGGGAATGACCATAGGCATCCCACTTGGGAAGGAAATCAAACACAAGATAAACAAGATACAAAATGACATACGTCAAAACAAGGAAAATGCCTATCTTCATGGGACGCGCGACCATATGCTTCCATTACAAGCCCAATGCCATAAAAACCCCATCTCCACTCCCCTCCAACACCCATCCTTCACTCACAATGGCTCTGCCCCCGGCGTACCCTAAAAAACCCAATAGGGGATTAAGCATCTTGCATGGAAGCCAAACTCCCCCCCAAAATGCCCTGGGTGGAAAAATACCGCCCTCACGCTCTCAAGGATGTAATCGGGCAACCTGAAATCGTTCCCCGACTTGAACGGTATGTGGCCACCCGGGATCTGCCGCACCTCATGTTCGCGGGGCACGCGGGAATAGGGAAGACATCAGCGGCCGTGGCATTGGCCAAAGAACTATTTGGTGAAGAGTGGGGGCAGAACTTCATGGAGCTCAACAGCTCGGACGACCGGGGCATTGATGTCGTAAGGGGCACCATCAAGGATTTCGCGCGCACGCTAGCGTTCAATGCGGATTTCAAGATCATATTTTTAGATGAGTGCGACGCACTCACCGCGGATGCCCAACAGGCTTTGCGTCGAACGATGGAAAAATATTCCAGGACGGTTCGCTTTATTCTTTCGTGCGTAACACCCGAAACACGTATCGCAACACCTGAAGAAACTGAAATGACAATAGGCGAATACTTTGAGCGATTTGAAGAAAAAAAAATAAAACATGTTTTCAATGTCCACGAAAAAAGGAGCAAAGCAAAAACTGATTTGGTCTTGGCAGCCTTAAAACAGAATCCAAAAATGAATGGAAAAAAAGTTATGGAAATACAAACGAATACTGGACGCACCCTCCACGTAACGGACGACCACCCCCTCTTCACGAGTGAAGGATGGAAAAAAGTCAAGGACCTCCAAATGAAAGAAAAGATCGTTATATTTCCGGCACTGGAAACTACTTCTTATCCAACTGATATTCGACCATTATTTGATATTGAAGAATTTGAGCGATTCCTCGAGAACCTGGAGGTGCGTCCACGTCTAAATCTCACCAACGCTACCCAATTCAGACAGTTAACCGCCATGGACAAACGGAAAATGGTTGATAAAATACACGAATATTACTCCTTCATTTCATCGGGAAAAGGAGTTACGCCACGAGAGTTAAAACTTTTGTCATTTATTCCAACCGATAAAAATATTTCCCGTGCCTCGTTAGCACAACATATGCAGCTATCGCGCATTCGTACCGTGCAACTACTACAAGTATTAGAATCCAAGGGGTTTGTCCGACGCACAATAGAAGGAAAAATCCATTCATTTTGCCGCACAAATGAAATCCCACGCAAAATAAGGAACTTTAGGGATATCCAAAATGAAATCAAAAAACAATTTGGAATTAGTGTTTCTTATACCGAAGTCCAAAAGCTGGCACGACGGGAAGTAGTGTTTGAAGGAAAAACAGCCGGAACCCTGAACGAATTAACAAAAAAAGAACTGTTAACCCTCCGTTGTGATGATGAAAAAACGTTTGCTCTCATCCGAGTCCTTGGATTTGTATTTGGTGACGGCCACATCATCCATAACCACCAACGCATTTGGTTCAGTGGAAATACGGATGCGCTAGACGAAGTCCGCAACGATCTCAAAAAGCTGGGTTTCACTCCCAGCCCCACCCAGACCAAACAGATTCGCGGGAACATTGGAGGAAGACAATTCGATGGCGAAACGACATTTATGTTTCTTGATTCGCGTCCCCTGGGATACTTGCTTGCCTTTTTGGGGGCATCAACGGGAGATAAAGTAATCACGCCGTATTCCCTACCCTCTATAGTTAAAACAGGAAACCGTCTAATCAAGCGCGAATTCCTTCGTGCATTATTCGGATGCGAAGGTTATTCGCCGCGAATAACATACAAGAGTTTGGAAGCCATCACGTTGCGCATGCACAAGGATTTTATTCTCCGATCAAATATGCTCGCATTTTTTGGCGATCTCCAAACCTTATTGAAGGAATTCGACGTTGACTCCTACTTAGGGATAAACTCAACATCCTACACACGAAAAGATGGACAAAAATCTGAAATCCACGAACTTATCATTACTCCCAATGAAGAAAACACCTATCGCTTCTTGAGTCGAGTTGGATACGCATTCGAAATAGCTAAAATGAACAAAGCACGATTGGTGGGAGAATATTTACGCTATAAAAGTGCTAACCTAATGCGCCAAAAAAAGAAAGCGGAAGAAATCGTTGTATTATTAAAGGATGGATATACCAAAAGCGCCATCGCACGTATCGTTGATTGTTCAAGAGACTTCGTTGTTGGCCAATCTTTAGGAAAGCAAGTTCATTCACCGCACGACTTCTTATCTTATGAAAAATGGAAAGATAAATACGGTTTCAAAGAAGGCCTTGTATTCAATGAAATCACATCCATGCACGAAATTGAGGTTCCGTTTGTCATGGATATCACATGCCATAACGATCACAATTTTATCGCGAATGGTATTATGGCCCATAATTGCAATTTTTCATCTCGGATAATCGAACCCATCCAAAGCCGGTGTGTCGTGTTCCGATTCCGCCCGCTGCGAAAGGTGGACCTGGAAAAGCAATTGCGATTAATCGCTGAAAAAGAGGGGGTGGTGCTGGAACCCAAAGCCATCGACGCCATAGAATATGTGAGCGAGGGGGATATGCGCAAGGCCATCAACGTGCTGCAGGCGGCCGCGACGCTTGAAAAAAAGGTCACTGAAACCATCGTGTACAACGTGGCCAACAAAGCGCAACCAAAAGAAGTGAAGGAAATGATCCATGCCGCCCTGAAGGGGAAATTCATGGACGCCCGGGAAAAACTGGATTACCTCATGCTAGAGAACGGGTTATCCGGGGAAGATATCATCAAACAGATCCACAAGGAAGTCCTGGATTGGGACGAAAACGAATTGGACTCCCAGACCAAAATTCGCCTTGTCGACCGAATTGGAGAATACGACTTCCGCCTCGTGGAAGGGGCCAATGAACGCATCCAGCTCGAAGCCTTGCTCGCCCAGATGGGCTTGGTTGCGAGTGAGAAGAAATAAGAACCTCGACGCGCCATCTGAAAATGGCCAAAGATCGACCGGTCGCGCGAAAACACCAACCGAATCACCTATAAAGAAACAAAAAACCGTGCATTTGGACAAGATTTAAATTAAGCCAAACAATGCCATGTTCATGCCCCAAAAAAACCGATTGGCGTCGAGACAAGAAAGGGTATTGCGGAAAATAGGATTGATGCCATTAACCTCTACTAAAGAAATTTCCACGCGTTTTGGAATATCAATTAATAACCTCAAAATTATTGAGAGATTACATGCGGGAAGGTTAGAAACCAAAAGAGGATTAATCGAAAAGTTTTCAAGGGACCCCAACAAAAATCGTCTTTTAACGCACCCAAAATTATGGGCATTGCATCGAACCATGGAACTGGCACCCCTTTTAACCGCTAGGGAAATACATGAACAACTGGAAAGAGAAAAAAAACACCACCCTCACCTTTCCTCGCTAAAAATTCCGTCCGAAAATATGATAAATTTGACAATTAAAAATTTAAAACTCCGCACCGAAGAACAGGAAAAGATATTGCTTCGAAAAAGATATGATAAAAGAAGAAGGCCCATCAACGAATTGACTCCGGAGCAACGACAGATGCTAGCCGATGCCGCAAAACCCCTTATTGAAAGATATTGGAGTAAGATACGAAGAAATTATGGAGACGAATTGGCTGACATCATCCGTGACCATATTCAGGACGAAACCAAGTATGTTCGAATTCCCGCCCATTTATCAAAAGAAGAGATGGAACACGCATGGTTGGCCTACCTGAAAAAAGGACAACGCTACTTTTTTCTGCGAGGGGTAGCCATTCTCCGATCGCGCACAAAAGGAAAGCGCCGCATTCAGTTTCCCGAAGGAGAAATTCCTAATATTGAAATCGAAGCACTCCAACCGATAGAAAGAGAAATGGAATTCCCTCCCGACATAACGTTTCCTACCCGCTTAAGTCGACGAGAAGGGCAAGTATTGCAGTTATTGAAAGAAGGAAAAACGCGAAAGCAGATTGCTGTAATACAAGGGGTAGGAACCGCTGCTATCGGTGCTACTGTAAGTAGGATTCGAAAAAAAATAAAAATAGGAGGTGGCGAAGAAACACCCCGCCCATCAGAAAAAACCTCACTCCCAATAAAAAAAGCTATTCGCAGACCACTTGATCCTCCAAAACAACAAAAATATCCAGAAACACATATTGGTGACCCTATTCGACGAGCCATCATTACCTACCTTTCAAAGAGAGCAGGAACCTATTATTCACGAGGGAGATTAAAGCAAAGAATACGTGAGGAGTTTCCAAGTCCACATCCATCTACATTTTGGAAAAAACGTGTCATGCCCCAAATCCAATACTTATTAGAAAATGGCTGGATTGAGGAAGAAATCATCCAAGGGAAAGTACCTTGGTACCGGTTGAAAACCTAAAAAACCAAATCCGCTGCTGAATGTTGGCACAATTCAACCGTTTTGAAACCTACGGCGGTTTGGTCCCGATAAAATTAAATGGATAAAAATGAAGGTCACCATATGTCTGATATTGAGCACGAAAATGAAGCCTATGAGGAGCTCAAGGATTTCCTTGAGAATCGGTTCAATAATTTTCATTATACCATCATTGTCGGCCTCGGCCGAATTGAAAATGACAAAGAGATATATGCCATGGGATTCACATTATCGAATACGGATGCGCATACACCCTTTGGTATTATTAAGGGAATAATTGCTAATATAATAGCTGAATATCAGCAATTGATCGACCAGTATGAGCCAAACCCCGCCCCCTCGCTTTTCAAAACAAAAGGAGAAAAACCAAATGCCTAACATTACCCGCATTCGTGTTCCGATTGACCGTCTCGATTTACTCCGAGTTCCTTTTCCAAAAGAAATACTCGTGGATGCTAAAAAGGAAATGGCTAAAAAAAATCAAGCAAACGACGCTGATGCATAATCCGATCCAGCAATTTTGAATTTTTCTTCCATTCCTTCAAAGGAATGGTCAATTTTGATCCGAGTGCCTGTAACGCCGGTTCCAACGAATCGAATAAATATGAAGACTGTTCCATGGCGTTTCGCACATTCTGGCGACACTGCCAAACACCCATAGGTTGTTGATACCCGGGCCCAATCTCCCGGAAGATTATGGCCGCGGCTTGCCGGCGGTTCTCTTTCATCCACTCAAGCACCGCGAGGCGCGTAGCATAATATCCTCCTGCCACATTCTCGGCATAATTTTTCCGCCCATCAAAGAATTCATGATCGCAACTCATGTGCACATTCGTCATCTCCTGCGCCCAAAAGGAACCCGGGCGATATGCTTCCATGATGTCGAATCCCCATTCCCGAGGAAGGAGGAGAACATAGAAATGATTATCCAAAAAATGGGATTCAAAAAGACGGAACTCATCAATCTGAGAAAAATCCTTGATTTGGTCGATGAGATATTTGCCGATGGTGTCGTCGGATACGGTGATGCTCCAGCGCGTGGGAGTCAATTTTCGGTTCGCCATCACCCCCAACGTACCCGCGCTCAACAGTTTGTACAAATGATGCACAGGAATATCTTTCTCGTATAATTCCTGCATCGCGGTGGCGGCCTTGACCTGGTGATCACTGACCAAATACTCCACCTTATCGGGAATGTGGGGGTTTTCCTGCAACGAAAAATGTTTCATGGGCGCCTGTGGACCCATGGGGGGTGTGTCATGGGAGAATTCCAGTTTGGACATCGGGCTTTTTGTCAATTCCACTTCCACCTCCACCTTTTGGGAAGCCATGGCAATCTCCTGGATCTTCTGCAACTCATTGGAAGGATTGCGCGCGGCATGAATCGACATAGGAAGGTTGGACCGAATTAATTGGGAGCGGAATCCCACCAGTTCATCCAATGGCCTCCCGAACCAGCGCTCCGGGTTGTCCAACAGGTCCGCGGCGTCCGCATCCAAGGAGAACGTGGGGGCCATGGGGGCAATTTTAACCTTGGGATAACCATGATGGGAGACGAATAACGAGGGAGGGGAACTCCCTGAAAATACCTTTCCTTTCATCCGCGAAATGGTGCGCTGTTGCCCCTCATGCTTCTCCAAAACCCAGCATATGGGCCCACACCACAAGCGCCCACGGCACTTGACACACGTTTCGGGGGAGGGCTTGAGGGGCTGCATACCTAGGTAAAGACAAAACGGGCTTTTCAAGGTTTGGACGGTCTATCGCCGAGGAAAACGTTAAATGGGTGGATTGGGTCAATCCCCCATGACCCGATCCTCCCGGTTGCCCAGCGAGCGATTCCATCGCCGGCCATCAACGCGAGAAAGGACACGTGCCGCTCTACTAGCACGAACGAAAAAGGGATGGCTGGAACGCCTTCACGAACCGCCCCCCTGGTGGGAGAAAGGAAAACTGTTGGATTATAGAACTAAAAGATGGAATGAGGTGGAAGAAGGCATTCGTTCTACCAGTCCCGAAAAATACGCAGAAGCCGAGCGTCAGTTAAAAAACCATTTTGATTATCAAGCTGAATACGCGATTAGAAAATATTTTGAATTGAGACCAAACACCCCCTATTCATTTGAAGAAATATATACGCGCATGCTCGAAAGACATTATTTCAACTTTTTGACAGCAGCCAAAGAAAATTTATCTGGTTCCTCTTATATTCTTGCAAGAATGAGCCTTGCCATCGGGCCGGAAAAAAGGGTTCTTGAAAGTTTTGAACAACAAAATCTACCAAAAGCAAGTCGCTTTACGAGCCACCCACGTTTTGGCAAAGCGAGTTCCAGAAAAATATCTTTACTTGGAATACTTCCCCCCCACATCCCGACAACGCCTAGCCGACCGGACATCGTGCATTACCTATCTGGGATACCTGAACCCAACCGGACCATTGTGATGCGCTATTTCGGAGTAGGGACAGCACCCGAAACACTAGCTTCCATTGCAAAAGATTATGGCGTAACTGGGGTAAGAATTCGCCAACGGATTCGACGCTCGCTCGAAATCATCCGCACCAGAACGCGGCCACCAAAATCAAAAAAAAAGATTATCCGACGGAGGCGGAATGAACTCATTCGGGAAACCCTTGAAATATTCATGAAAAAGGGGGAAGGTTCTATAAAAATGATCAAATCCAGAGACCTATTTTCCCTATTGCGATTAACATATCCGGCAATTAACTATTCCACTTTTATTCGGCTGCTAACTCAACTGGAAAGAGAGGATCGAATCGACCATATCGCTTATGGGGTATACACCCTCCGCCCGAAAGGGCGGCCGAGGAAAGACCATTAAAACCCATCCTCCCGGAAGATAGGCTATGGGCGAAACCGTTTCCCTGACCCTTCCTGACGGAAAAAAAATAGAGATGGAGAGAGGAACGACCGTGCGCCAAGCGGTGGAAAAAATTGGGCCGCGCCTGGCGAAAGACGCGCTCGCCGCATCCCTGAATGGGAAGCTCGTGGACCTATTCAGCGAAGTCATTACGGAGGCCGAATTAAAGGTACTCACGTTCTCTTCGCCGGAAGGGAAAGAGGTGTATTGGCATTCCACCTCTCACCTCATGGCGTTCGCCATCGAGGAATTATTTCCAACCGCCAAAATTGCCATCGGCCCCGCCATCGAAGAAGGATTCTATTACGACATCGATTTTGAACGGCCATTTACCCCCGAGGATTTGGAAAAAATAGAAGCCAAAATGCGCGAATTGGCCAAGGCGGATTTTCAAGTAAAACGCATCGAGATGAAACGGGATGACGCCATCCGCTTCTTCGAGAAGAGGAAGAACCCCTACAAGGTGGAGATCCTCTCGGAATTGGCTGATGAAAAGGTTTCCTTGTACGAGGAAGGGCGATTCATCGACCTCTGCACCGGTCCCCATGTCCCCTCCACGGGAACGATTGGGGCGGTGAAATTGTTGCGCGTCTCTGGGGCCTATTGGCGAGGGGATGCCAAAAACAAACAATTGCAGCGCGTCTATGGAATAAGCTTTCCGACGCAAAAAGAAATGGAAGCCTTTTTGAAGGAACTGGAAGAAAGAGAAAAACGCGACCACCGGCGAATAGGAAAAGAGATGAAGATCTTTGCCTTCCATGAAGACATTGGGATGGGATTGCCATTATGGCTGCCAAATGGGGAGCAGTTGTTTCATACCCTCCAAGAATTTATGCGGGAAGTGGAGGAAGAAGCGGGATACCAATATGTGCGCACTCCCCATATCATCAAGGGAAAAATGCTCGAACGCACCGGACACATCCCGTATTACACCGCCTCCATGTACACCCCCATTGAGATTGAGGGGGAACACTATTACCTCAGACCCATGAACTGCCCCCACCACCACGCCATCTATTCGGAACTGGTGCAGAGCTACAAACAGCTCCCTCTTCGTTTAGCCGAAGCAGGAACGATATACCGGTATGAATTGAGCGGAACCATGTATGGAATTATCCGCACGCGGGGATTTACCCAGAACGATGCCCACCTCTACGTGACACCGGAACAGGTGGAAGATGAAGTGATAAACGTACTGCAAATGAATATAGACATTTATGAAAAAATGGGATTGAAAAACTATTGGTTCCAATTGTCCCTGCCGGATTTCGAAGGACATCCTGAAAAATATGCGGGTGACAAAAAAAGGTGGGAAATGGCCGCGGAGGCCCTGCGCCGGGCCGGTAAACGGATCAAAAAGAATGTAGTGGAAGTGATGGATGAAGCCGCGTTCTATGGTCCCAAAATAGATATACAGACCAAAAATGTTAAAGGGAAGGAAGAGTCCATCGCCACCGTACAAGTAGACATCATGGTCCCCAAAAGACTTGGGTTAACCTACATCGACGAGCAGGATAAACCTCAAATACCCGTTGTCATCCACCGGGCCATCATCGGCAGCTATGAGCGATTCATCGCGTTCCTATTGGAACAGACGATGGGAAAATTTCCCCTATGGCTGGCACCAGTGCAGGTAAAAATTCTCCCCCTGAGCGAAAAGTTCCGCACCTACGGAGAAAAAGTCTTTTTGGAAATGAAAAAGCGGGGAATTAGGGTAGAACTGGATTCCACGGACGAGACACTCAACTATCGCATCCGGAATGCGCAACTGGAAAAAGTTCCCTACATGGTGATTGTCGGGGAAAAAGAAGAGAAGGCCCATGCCGTGAGCATCCGAACACGCCAAGGAAACCAGGAGAATGGGATTCCTTTCGACACTTTTTTGGCCCGCATCCAAAAAGAAAATGACGAAAAGGAATAAATGGCCTAATTATCTTTTTTCACCAGGAATAGAACCCGAAACCGGTGACATGAATTTATGGATGAAATAATGGGCACCCTCACTCTCTCTTTTATGGTCGCGTGGGGCTAATATTTGGATGCAACCCCCATCCCTTCTCATAGGTTTTTTGATTTTAGGCTCCATCGTTCTAGGAATCATCTTCCTGGGCCAACCTCAACCACTCGCACCCGACCTCGATATTTCAAACACCCTCCCTAAAGACAATCAGAATATTGAAACCATCGCGGAAGGACTGAC includes:
- the thrS gene encoding threonine--tRNA ligase, producing MGETVSLTLPDGKKIEMERGTTVRQAVEKIGPRLAKDALAASLNGKLVDLFSEVITEAELKVLTFSSPEGKEVYWHSTSHLMAFAIEELFPTAKIAIGPAIEEGFYYDIDFERPFTPEDLEKIEAKMRELAKADFQVKRIEMKRDDAIRFFEKRKNPYKVEILSELADEKVSLYEEGRFIDLCTGPHVPSTGTIGAVKLLRVSGAYWRGDAKNKQLQRVYGISFPTQKEMEAFLKELEEREKRDHRRIGKEMKIFAFHEDIGMGLPLWLPNGEQLFHTLQEFMREVEEEAGYQYVRTPHIIKGKMLERTGHIPYYTASMYTPIEIEGEHYYLRPMNCPHHHAIYSELVQSYKQLPLRLAEAGTIYRYELSGTMYGIIRTRGFTQNDAHLYVTPEQVEDEVINVLQMNIDIYEKMGLKNYWFQLSLPDFEGHPEKYAGDKKRWEMAAEALRRAGKRIKKNVVEVMDEAAFYGPKIDIQTKNVKGKEESIATVQVDIMVPKRLGLTYIDEQDKPQIPVVIHRAIIGSYERFIAFLLEQTMGKFPLWLAPVQVKILPLSEKFRTYGEKVFLEMKKRGIRVELDSTDETLNYRIRNAQLEKVPYMVIVGEKEEKAHAVSIRTRQGNQENGIPFDTFLARIQKENDEKE
- a CDS encoding lipopolysaccharide core heptose(II) kinase RfaY — translated: MQGKSFARARRPHSSIRAIIYRENRPELRDPSKWRIVKKALGKEFPYEYPMQVETPSGMKLVIKNAEALKRWRNSYMLDRELKGERGALVSAVMAIGRRVRVESPLASYVDAKKRRFHVFRFVKGTSGQEAFNNQKMSADQKREIGLKIAETIGKMHRVGIWHGHPHMGNFIIDGSRVTVLDTKQMLTKEEVEKRKSKKLFVPAYQEGYEKAKLSEFYHFLHEAWHVIGNYYLFRTPEDFELALNAYFKGLGKRDDYFYQHIRGMAKGLLAGQRLNIEMRRHYDED
- a CDS encoding sigma factor-like helix-turn-helix DNA-binding protein, encoding MTRSSRLPSERFHRRPSTRERTRAALLARTKKGWLERLHEPPPWWEKGKLLDYRTKRWNEVEEGIRSTSPEKYAEAERQLKNHFDYQAEYAIRKYFELRPNTPYSFEEIYTRMLERHYFNFLTAAKENLSGSSYILARMSLAIGPEKRVLESFEQQNLPKASRFTSHPRFGKASSRKISLLGILPPHIPTTPSRPDIVHYLSGIPEPNRTIVMRYFGVGTAPETLASIAKDYGVTGVRIRQRIRRSLEIIRTRTRPPKSKKKIIRRRRNELIRETLEIFMKKGEGSIKMIKSRDLFSLLRLTYPAINYSTFIRLLTQLEREDRIDHIAYGVYTLRPKGRPRKDH
- a CDS encoding Nre family DNA repair protein, with translation MQPLKPSPETCVKCRGRLWCGPICWVLEKHEGQQRTISRMKGKVFSGSSPPSLFVSHHGYPKVKIAPMAPTFSLDADAADLLDNPERWFGRPLDELVGFRSQLIRSNLPMSIHAARNPSNELQKIQEIAMASQKVEVEVELTKSPMSKLEFSHDTPPMGPQAPMKHFSLQENPHIPDKVEYLVSDHQVKAATAMQELYEKDIPVHHLYKLLSAGTLGVMANRKLTPTRWSITVSDDTIGKYLIDQIKDFSQIDEFRLFESHFLDNHFYVLLLPREWGFDIMEAYRPGSFWAQEMTNVHMSCDHEFFDGRKNYAENVAGGYYATRLAVLEWMKENRRQAAAIIFREIGPGYQQPMGVWQCRQNVRNAMEQSSYLFDSLEPALQALGSKLTIPLKEWKKNSKLLDRIMHQRRLLDFF
- a CDS encoding LuxR C-terminal-related transcriptional regulator, with translation MPLTSTKEISTRFGISINNLKIIERLHAGRLETKRGLIEKFSRDPNKNRLLTHPKLWALHRTMELAPLLTAREIHEQLEREKKHHPHLSSLKIPSENMINLTIKNLKLRTEEQEKILLRKRYDKRRRPINELTPEQRQMLADAAKPLIERYWSKIRRNYGDELADIIRDHIQDETKYVRIPAHLSKEEMEHAWLAYLKKGQRYFFLRGVAILRSRTKGKRRIQFPEGEIPNIEIEALQPIEREMEFPPDITFPTRLSRREGQVLQLLKEGKTRKQIAVIQGVGTAAIGATVSRIRKKIKIGGGEETPRPSEKTSLPIKKAIRRPLDPPKQQKYPETHIGDPIRRAIITYLSKRAGTYYSRGRLKQRIREEFPSPHPSTFWKKRVMPQIQYLLENGWIEEEIIQGKVPWYRLKT